A window of Oncorhynchus nerka isolate Pitt River linkage group LG4, Oner_Uvic_2.0, whole genome shotgun sequence contains these coding sequences:
- the LOC115125570 gene encoding nipped-B-like protein isoform X1 — MNGDMPHVPITTLAGIASLTDLLNQLPLPSPLPATTTKSLLYNGRIAEEVNCLLACRDENLVSQLAHSLNQVSTEHIELKDNLGSDDPEGDVPVLLQTVLSRNPNIFREKNIMQQPIMPQYKMSQNSMHGSPASTNYQQSTISHSPSSRFASPQMGSGARFTPQQNSPVSSPYAPQSPASYMQQYPHPPSYSQHQQIQQELHGSPVVPAAPSYSGSPKRPVQPCLEVQTQPQASPHQNPSTPTLVASPVVPASMRNIHDNKVSGQISSNSANHNARHGSNEDYMNIVHRLGNEESDPSMRNASFPLRSPQSVSSPVGSEGTPKGSRPGLILQSPPPYAPPRDAAPNLLLDSPDHKKKQKKLTKEEKEQLEKAAMYDIVSAPSKDSTKLTLKLSRVKSSELDQSGELLSGVEDQDTDLAYNSLQFSRTQQDPAHRLAPGQGEQSGYQQVPVLQNTKQAIGVISGAVYDDAEMDALAEIERIERETLIERERCSKEVQDKDKPLKKRKQDSYPQEPGAGGTAGATQPGVGGGNVGSKLAPQEASAASNGASRPALMVSIDLQQAGRADGQPEVNMGTPTPAVEARRWPEERLGPEEGSDSTGVLRLKSKTDGERLQTADGRPEVIKQRADTPKKLGPDGRPETPKHKHENRRDSSKHRHDGKPDNGKARPDSRTPDTPRQRHEGRSDSGHREERSRDSDPSRIRRPETPSKSSRGEHDSKHGRDRDRERADKDRERKHRTEAGEPRDRRSPEQRSRPESPRVKQEGRGVVDPSGRQRTDRPCPNLKPPNKEERRSGEEKRSGDGSRNRQDSKQQQQPVESKQEFPAYLLGGVKSGGFKNFVIPKMKRDKDGHVLAAEMRKPGSGLGPVMEGWSEPRVKLERLGLVEEMKTGAKPVVVLQKLSIDEVQKIIREREDRNARGSKSSKSRHSHEKSGKESTMPLCERVKMNKRKRSTVNEKPKYAEVDSDDSDDDSVTESARKRHKKEREKTWAPDERERRGSGEHRRSSGGSQERRKGSGRRYRERSPEESDEESPPPSMSDLARKMKKEKQKKRKSYEPKLTPEELMDSSTFKRFSASVDNILESLEDIDFNAMDDDEIPQELLLGKHQLSELGSESAKIKAMGITFRLPSDKLVKVLNILEKNIQDGSKLSTLMNHDADAEDEERLWRDLIMERVTKSADACLTALNIMTSSRMPKAVYIEDVIERVLQYTKFHLQNTLYPQYDPVYRVNPHGGGYLSSRAKRAKSSTHKQRVIIMLYNKVCDIVSNISELLEIQLLTDTTILQVSSMGITPFFVESVSELQLCAIKLVTAVFSRYEKHRQLILEEIFTSLARLPTSKRSLRNFRLNSSDKDGEPMYIQMVTALVLQLIQCVVHLPSNRDSHDDEYNKKVDQDVLITNSYETAMRAAQNFLSVFLKKCGSKQGEEDYRPLFENFVQDLLSTVNKPEWPASELLLSLLGRLLVHQFSNKQTEMALRVASLDYLGTVAARLRKDAVTSQMDQRSIDRILKETQGNDETQQLQKALLAYMDENAETDPSLVFARKFYIAQWFRDTLTETEKAMKSQNQRGDEDSSEGQHHAKDIESTGEIMQRAEARKKYLRNIIKTAPSQFSTLRMNSDTVDYDDSCLIVRYLASMRPFAQSFDIYLTQILRVLGESAIAVRTKAMKCLSEVVAVDPSILARLDMQRGVHGRLMDNSTSVREAAVELLGRFVLSRPQLTEQYYDMLIERILDTGISVRKRVIKILRDICLEQPTFNKITEMCVKMIRRVNDEEGIKKLVNETFQKLWFTPTPNHDKDAMTRKILNITDVVSACKDTGYDWFEQLLQNLLKTEEDASYKPARKACVQLVDNLVEHILKYEESLADIENKGVNSNRLVSCITTLFLFSKNRAQLMVKHAMTMQPYLTTKCNTQSDFMVICNVAKILELVIPLMEHPSETFLTTIEEDLMKLTIKYGMTVVQHCVSCLGAVVNRVTHNYKFVWACFNRYYGALTKLKTQHSEDCNNPVLAANKPALLRSLFTVGALCRHFDFDQEEFKGPSKVVIKDKVMELLLYFTKHEDEEVQTKAIIGLGFQFIQYPGLMFMQDVKTLYNGILSDRKSSVNLKIQVLKNLQTYLQEEDSRMQEADQQWKKLSKQEDLKEMGDISSGMSSSIMQLYLKQVLEAFFHTQSNVRHFALNVIALTLNQGLIHPVQCVPYLIAMGTDPEPTMRNKADQQLVEIDKKYTGFIHMKAVAGMKMSYQVQQAIWSAKGTVIRGYRQDETTSALCAHLFSMVRTNRQHRRAFLISLLNLFDDSSKMEVNMLLYMADNLACFPYQSQEEPLFIMHHIDITLSVSGSNLLQSFKESLLKEPRRREKKQKERKYHSEEDNSEEEGRHSSRSNSSDDEVVHRPKKPRHRAQAHVESDSDSDLEIEDLDKVMQRLPDNSIPLLDFANASQGILLLLVLKQHLKNLYGFSDSKIQKYSPTESAKVYEKAVNRKSHVHFSPRQTLDFLSSDLANVELTYDIKRRIVKQYLDFKLLMEHLDPDEEDEEGEASASANARNKAITSLLGGSSHQDHKNHHQAPIETDDDESDGDEKTPGSSRRSRKHGDSAEASGHMNETVGSMDVIALCCPKYKDRPQIARVIQKTNTGYRVHWMAGSYSGVWAEAKKRDGRKTVPWVDTIKESDIIYKKIPLTSAHKLTNRVVQTLRSLYSAKDGTS; from the exons TGTTAAACCAGCTGCCCCTgccatcccctctccctgccaccaCCACTAAGAGTCTGCTGTACAATGGGAGGATCGCGGAGGAGGTCAACTGTCTGCTGGCCTGCCGGGATGAGAACCTGGTGTCCCAGCTGGCTCACAGCCTCAACCAGGTTTCCACCGAGCACAT AGAGCTGAAGGACAACTTGGGCAGTGATGACCCGGAGGGTGACGTGCCTGTGCTGCTGCAGACAGTGCTCTCTAGGAACCCCAACATCTTCAGGGAGAAAA ATATAATGCAGCAGCCAATAATGCCGCAGTACAAGATGTCCCAGAATTCCATGCATGGGAGTCCGGCGTCGACAAACTACCAGCAATCCACTATCTCACACAGCCCTTCTAG TCGCTTTGCATCTCCACAGATGGGGTCTGGCGCTAGGTTCACGCCCCAGCAGAACAGCCCTGTGTCTAGCCCTTACGCCCCCCAAAGCCCTGCAAGTTATATGCAGCAGTACCCTCATCCCCCCAGCTATTCTCAGCACCAACAGATCCAGCAAG AGCTGCATGGTTCCCCTGTCGTTCCGGCAGCACCCTCTTATTCAGGAAGCCCCAAGAGGCCTGTGCAGCCCTGCCTAGAGGTGCAGACCCAGCCCCAGGCCTCCCCCCACCAGAACCCCTCCACCCCAACCTTAG TTGCCAGTCCCGTGGTTCCTGCTAGCATGCGGAACATCCACGACAACAAGGTCTCCGGGCAAATTTCAAGCAACTCAGCCAATCACAATGCCAGACATGGCTCGAACGAAGACTACATGAACATAGTCCACAGACTAGGGAATGAG GAGAGTGATCCTTCCATGAGAAATGCCTCCTTCCCGCTCCGATCGCCCCAGTCTGTTTCTTCCCCTGTGGGCAGCGAAGGGACCCCAAAAG GGTCACGACCTGGCCTCATTCTGCAATCCCCTCCACCTTATGCTCCCCCCCGTGACGCCGCTCCCAACCTCCTCCTGGACTCTCCTGACCacaagaagaagcagaagaagctAACTAAAGAGGAGAAAGAGCAGTTGGAAAAAGCTGCCATGTACGACATTGTTAGCGCTCCCTCTAAAGACTCCACCAAGCTGACCCTCAAACTGTCCCGGGTGAAGTCCTCTGAGTTGGACCAGTCCGGAGAGCTCCTATCCGGGGTAGAGGACCAGGACACTGACCTGGCCTACAACAGCCTGCAGTTCTCCCGGACGCAGCAGGACCCTGCCCACAGGTTAGCCCCGGGCCAGGGGGAGCAGTCAGGCTACCAGCAGGTCCCTGTGCTCCAGAACACCAAACAGGCAATAGGGGTGATCAGCGGAGCTGTGTACGACGATGCTGAGATGGACGCTCTCGCTGAGATCGAGAGGATAGAACGGGAGACGCTCATAGAAAGGGAGCGCTGCTCCAAAGAGGTTCAGGATAAAG ACAAGCCACTGAAGAAGCGGAAGCAGGACTCGTATCCTCAGGAGCCTGGCGCTGGTGGGACAGCGGGGGCAACTCAGCCTGGCGTGGGAGGGGGCAATGTTGGCAGCAAGTTGGCACCCCAGGAGGCTAGTGCAGCCAGTAATGGTGCCAGCCGGCCAGCCCTAATGGTCAGCATCGACCTGCAGCAAGCAGGCAGAGCTGACGGGCAGCCAGAGGTGAACATGGGCACCCCCACCCCAGCCGTGGAGGCCCGGCGCTGGCCCGAGGAACGCCTGGGTCCAGAGGAAGGCTCAGACTCTACCGGAGTCCTGCGGCTAAAGTCCAAGACGGATGGAGAGCGACTACAGACTGCAGACGGCCGGCCAGAGGTCATCAAGCAGCGCGCCGACACCCCCAAGAAGCTGGGCCCCGACGGCCGACCGGAGACCCCTAAACACAAGCACGAAAACAGAAGAGACTCGTCCAAACACAGACACGACGGAAAACCTGACAATGGCAAGGCCCGACCTGACAGCAGGACGCCAGACACGCCACGACAACGGCACGAGGGCCGCTCAGACTCTGGTCACAGGGAAGAGAGGTCTCGGGACAGCGACCCATCCCGTATCCGCAGGCCAGAGACCCCCAGCAAGTCCAGCAGGGGGGAACACGACTCCAAACATGgacgggacagagacagggagcggGCGgataaagacagggagaggaaacaCAGGACAGAGGCAGGGGAACCACGGGACCGCCGGTCTCCAGAGCAGCGCTCCAGGCCAGAGAGCCCGCGAGTTAAGCAGGAGGGCCGAGGGGTGGTGGACCCCAGTGGGCGCCAGAGGACTGACCGGCCATGCCCCAACCTCAAACCCCctaataaagaggagaggaggagcggggaggagaagaggagtggggacgGCAGCAGGAACCGACAGGACTCCAAGCAGCAACAGCAGCCTGTTGAAAGCAAACAGGAGTTCCCTGCCTACCTGCTAGGGGGGGTAAAGTCTGGAGGCTTTAAGAACTTTGTGATTCCCAAGATGAAGCGGGATAAGGATGGGCATGTGTTGGCAGCTGAGATGAGGAAGCCTGGGTCTGGTCTGGGGCCTGTAATGGAGGGCTGGAGCGAGCCCCGGGTCAAGCTGGAGCGACTGGGACTGGTAGAGGAGATGAAGACAGGAGCCAAACCTGTTGTGGTGCTGCAGAAACTCAGCATCGACGAGGTGCAGAAAATCATcagggaaagagaggacaggaacGCACGCGGCTCCAAGTCCTCCAAGAGCAGACACTCACATGAGAAGTCTGGGAAAG AGTCCACCATGCCACTGTGTGAGAGAGTGAAGATGAACAAACGCAAGCGCAGCACCGTCAACGAGAAGCCCAAGTACGCCGAAGTCGACTCCGACGACTCAGACGACGACTCTGTGACGGAGT CTGCACGGAAGCGTCACAAGAAGGAGCGAGAAAAGACGTGGGCGCCTGATGAGCGGGAGAGGAGAGGCTCAGGAGAGCACCGGAGGAGTAGTGGGGGCTCCCAGGAGCGGCGCAAGGGATCTGGCAGGCGCTACCGAGAACGCAGCCCAGAGGAATCGGATGAGGAATCCCCACCACCCAGCATGAGTGACC TTGCCAGAAAGATGAAGAAGGAGAAACAGAAGAAGAGGAAGTCATACGAGCCCAAGCTGACACCAGAAG AACTGATGGACTCCTCCACGTTCAAGAGGTTCTCAGCCAGTGTGGACAACATTCTGGAGAGCTTGGAGGACATTGACTTCAACGCCATGG ATGATGATGAGATCCCACAGGAGCTTCTGCTGGGGAAACACCAGCTGAGCGAGCTGGGCAGCGAATCTGCTAAGATCAAGGCCATGGGCATCACCTTCAGG CTTCCATCTGATAAGTTGGTGAAGGTCCTGAACATCCTGGAGAAGAACATTCAGGACGGTTCCAAGCTCTCCACACTGATGAACCAT gaCGCAGACGCAGAAGACGAGGAGCGGCTGTGGCGTGACCTCATCATGGAGCGCGTGACCAAGTCTGCAGACGCCTGTCTGACGGCCCTCAACATAATGACGTCGTCCCGCATGCCCAAGGCGGTGTACATCGAGGACGTGATTGAGAGGGTGCTGCAGTACACCAAGTTTCACCTGCAGAACACCCTCTACCCTCAGTATGACCCTGTCTACAGAGTGAACCCTCATGGAG GTGGCTATCTGAGCTCCAGGGCTAAGAGGGCTAAAAGCTCCACACACAAGCAGAGGGTGATCATCATGCTCTACAACAAGGTGTGTGACATCGTCAGCAACATCTCAGAGCTCCTGGAGATCCAGCTGTTGACGGACACCACCATCCTACAG GTCTCCTCCATGGGCATCACTCCATTCTTTGTGGAGAGTGTCAGTGAGCTACAGCTGTGTGCCATCAAACTAGTGACCGCG GTGTTCTCTCGCTATGAGAAGCACAGGCAGCTCATCCTGGAAGAGATCTTCACCTCTCTGGCCAGATTACCCACCAGCAAACGCAGCCTCAGGAACTTCAG GCTGAACAGCAGTGATAAGGATGGGGAGCCCATGTACATCCAGATGGTCACAGCTCTGGTGCTTCAGCTCATCCAGTGTGTGGTGCACCTCCCCAGCAACAGGGACAGTCACGACGATGAGTACAACAAGAAG GTGGATCAAGATGTCCTGATCACTAACTCTTATGAGACGGCCATGAGAGCAGCTCAGAACTTCCTGTCCGTCTTCCTAAAGAA GTGTGGCAGTaagcagggagaggaggactacCGGCCGCTGTTTGAGAACTTTGTCCAGGACCTGCTGTCTACGGTGAACAAACCAGAGTGGCCAGCTTCAGAGCTTCTCCTCAGTCTGCTGGGACGTCTACTG GTGCACCAGTTCAGTAATAAGCAGACGGAGATGGCTCTGAGGGTGGCATCGCTTGACTACCTGGGCACGGTCGCTGCCCGCCTGCGCAAAGACGCAGTCACCAGCCAGATGGACCAGCGCTCCATTGACCGCATCCTCAAAGAG ACCCAAGGCAATGATGAGACCCAGCAGCTACAGAAAGCCCTGCTGGCCTACATGGATGAGAACGCAGAGACGGATCCATCTCTAGTT TTTGCCAGGAAGTTCTACATAGCTCAGTGGTTCAGGGACACTTTGACAGAGACAGAAAAGGCCATGAAGTCTCAGAACCAGCGAGGGGACGAGGACTCTTCTGAAGGCCAGCACCACGCCAAGGACATCGAGAGCACTGGCGAGATCATGCAGAGAGCTGAGGCCCGCAAGAAGTACCTCCGCAACATCATCAAGACCGCGCCCTCGCAGTTCAGCACACTGAG GATGAACTCTGACACTGTGGACTATGACGACTCCTGCCTGATTGTCAGATATTTGGCCTCTATGAGGCCGTTCGCGCAGAGCTTCGATATTTATTTAACACAG ATCCTGAGAGTGCTGGGGGAGAGTGCCATAGCTGTCAGAACTAAAGCCATGAAGTGTTTGTCTGAGGTGGTGGCTGTAGACCCCAGTATTCTAGCCAGG ttgGACATGCAGCGTGGGGTCCATGGTCGTCTGATGGACAACTCCACCAGTGTTCGCGAGGCTGCAGTGGAGCTGCTGGGACGCTTTGTGCTGAGCAGACCCCAACTCACAGAGCAGTACTACGACATGCTGATCGAGAGAATACTG GACACGGGTATCAGTGTGAGGAAGAGGGTGATCAAGATCTTGAGAGACATCTGTCTGGAGCAACCCACCTTCAACAAGATCACTGAGATGTGTGTCAAGATGATCCGCAGGGTCAACGACGAGGAGGGCATCAAG AAACTTGTGAATGAGACCTTCCAGAAACTCTGGTTCACCCCTACACCCAATCACGATAAAGATGCCATGACCCGTAAGATCCTCAACATCACAGACGTG GTGTCTGCATGCAAAGATACAGGCTATGATTGGTTTGAGCAGCTGCTTCAAAAC CTGCTGAAGACGGAGGAAGATGCTTCCTATAAACCAGCCAGAAAGGCCTGCGTTCAGCTGGTGGACAATCTAGTGGAACACATCCTCAAATACGAAGAGTCTCTCGCTG ATATTGAGAACAAGGGGGTGAACTCTAATCGTCTGGTGTCTTGCATCACCACCCTCTTCCTGTTCAGTAAGAATCGAGCCCAGCTGATGGTCAAACATGCCATGACCATGCAGCCTTACCTCACCACCAAGTGCAAC ACCCAGAGTGACTTCATGGTGATCTGTAACGTGGCCAAGATCCTGGAGCTGGTTATCCCTCTGATGGAGCACCCCTCTGAGACCTTCCTCACCACAATAGAGGAAGACCTGATGAAGCTCACCATCAAATACGGCATGACG GTTGTGCAACACTGTGTGAGCTGTCTTGGCGCTGTCGTGAACCGGGTCACTCACAACTACAAGTTTGTTTGGGCTTGTTTCAACCGTTACTATGGTGCCCTGACCAAGCTGAAGACCCAGCACTCAGAGGATTGCAACAACCCTGTTCTGGCTGCTAACAAACCGGCCTTGCTGCGCTCGCTGTTCACTGTGGGGGCGCTCTGTCGCCACTTTGACTTTGACCAGGAGGAGTTCAAGGGGCCCAGCAAG GTTGTGATAAAGGACAAAGTGATGGAACTTCTGCTGTACTTCACCAAACATGAAGATGAGGAAGTTCAGACCAAGGCCATCATTGGTCTAG GCTTCCAGTTCATCCAGTACCCAGGGCTGATGTTCATGCAGGATGTAAAGACTCTGTACAACGGCATCCTGTCGGACAGGAAGAGCTCCGTCAACCTGAAGATCCAGGTGTTGAAGAACCTGCAGACATACCTGCAAGAGGAGGATTCTCGCATGCAGGAGGCCGACCAACAGT GGAAGAAGCTGTCGAAGCAGGAGGACCTGAAGGAGATGGGGGACATCTCTTCAGGCATGAGCAGCTCCATCATGCAGCTGTACCTGAAGCAGGTGCTGGAGGCCTTCTTCCACACACAGTCCAACGTACGACACTTTGCCCTCAACGTCATCGCCCTGACGCTCAACCAGGGCCTCATCCATCCTGTGCAG TGTGTGCCCTACCTGATTGCCATGGGAACGGACCCAGAGCCCACCATGAGGAACAAGGCTGACCAGCAGCTGGTGGAGATTGATAAGAAGTACACCGGCTTCATCCAT ATGAAGGCCGTGGCGGGGATGAAAATGTCCTACCAGGTACAGCAAGCTATCTGGTCAGCTAAGGGTACGGTGATCCGTGGCTACCGGCAGGACGAGACCACCTCGGCCCTCTGCGCCCACCTCTTCTCTATGGTCCGAACCAACCGGCAGCACCGACGAGCCTTCCTCATCTCACTGCTCAACCTGTTTGATGACAGCTCG aAGATGGAGGTAAACATGCTCCTGTACATGGCAGACAACCTGGCCTGTTTCCCCTACCAGAGCCAGGAGGAGCCCCTGTTCATCATGCACCACATAGACATCACCCTGTCTGTGTCCGGCAGCAACCTGCTGCAGTCCTTCAAGGAG TCCCTTCTCAAAGAGCCGAGGCGGCGGGAGAAGAAGCAGAAAGAGAGGAAGTACCACTCGGAGGAGGATAACTCTGAGGAAGAGGGGCGTCACAGCAGCCGCTCCAACAGCAGTGACGATGAGGTGGTCCACAGGCCCAAGAAGCCCAGACACCGGGCCCAGGCCCACGTAGagtctgactctgactctgaccTGGAGATTGAGGACTTGGACAAGGTGATGCAGCGTCTGCCTGACAACTCCATCCCCCTGTTGGACTTTGCCAACGCCTCGCAGGGTATCCTTCTGCTGCTGGTTCTCAAGCAGCACCTAAAGAACCTCTATGGCTTCTCAGACAG TAAAATCCAGAAGTACTCTCCGACGGAATCGGCTAAGGTGTACGAGAAGGCTGTGAACAGGAAGAGTCACGTGCACTTCAGCCCACGTCAGACATTGGACTTTTTATCCTCTGACCTGGCCAACGTTGAACTGACCTACGACATCAAGAGGAGGATCGTCAAACAGTACCTAGAT TTCAAGTTACTGATGGAGCACTTGGACCCTGATgaagaggatgaggaaggtgaggCGTCAGCCAGCGCTAACGCCAGAAACAAAGCCATCACTTCACTGCTGGGAGGGTCCAGCCATCAGGACCACAAGAACCACCATCAGGCTCCTATAGAGACGGACGACGACGAGAGCGACGGAGACGAGAAAACCCCAGGG TCATCACGAAGATCCAGGAAGCACGGCGACTCTGCGGAGGCATCAGGTCACATGAACGAGACGGTAGGTTCCATGGACGTCATCGCCCTCTGCTGCCCCAAATACAAGGACCGGCCACAGATCGCCCGCGTCATCCAGAAGACCAACACGGGCTACAGGGTGCACTGGATGGCTGGGTCCTACTCTGGAGTCTGGGCTGAGGCTAAGAAACGGGACGGACGCAAAACTGTGCCTTGGGTGGACACTATCAAGGAGTCGGACATTATTTACAAGAAAATACCCTTGACGAGTGCACACAAGCTGACGAACAGAGTGGTGCAGACTTTACGGTCACTGTACTCAGCCAAGGACGGAACTTCCTAA